A part of Crassostrea angulata isolate pt1a10 chromosome 5, ASM2561291v2, whole genome shotgun sequence genomic DNA contains:
- the LOC128184637 gene encoding uncharacterized protein LOC128184637 isoform X1 — MSSKNVPSILLSFLLLAVLVSCANIGLTTTNHKTTTHVTTPRPTPEKFEYTNLWYRYDSVSHFMCSSHATRLMRVCLCYHVPYEEQHLLQDSGKLQEVEERILRLYLDGHTIPMSDLRFYSDDNYQMCNGYGRHIDTTILRVYQ; from the exons ATGAGTTCAAAAAACGTTCCATCCATATTGCTTAGCTTTCTTTTGCTCGCG GTGTTGGTTTCGTGTGCAAATATTGGCTTAACTACAACCAACCATAAAACCACCACCCATGTGACGACGCCGCGCCCCACCCCAGAGAAATTTGAATACACAAACCTCTGGTATCGTTACGATTCAGTATCA CATTTCATGTGCTCTTCGCATGCCACGAGATTGATGAGGGTGTGTCTGTGTTACCATGTGCCCTACGAAGAACAACATTTACTGCAAGATTCAGGAAAACTTCAAGAAGTTGAG GAGAGAATACTTCGTCTCTATCTCGATGGACATACCATCCCAATGAGTGATCTTCGGTTTTATAGTGACGACAACTACCAAATGTGTAATGGGTACGGTAGACACATTGATACGACAATCCTTCGAGTGTATCAgtga